The genomic interval TCCCTTGAAGAGAAGCATACATGCTTCCAATTTCCTTTGCAATTTGATAAATCATAGCTTTATAAACTACCTCTGCTTTTGAATCTCCTTTTTCTATCATCTTTCGTACTTCCCTCAGATCCGCAGTTCCTAAGTATGCTTTTACACCTCCATTTCCTGCAAGAAGTCTTTTCATTTCAGAGAAAGAATACCCACCATTAACCGCAAATTTTACAAGAGGCAAAGAGGGAAGCCCTCCAGTTCTCTCCGGAGAGAAAGGTCCCATTTCATTAGCGTTATTAACATCAACAGCTTTTCCTCTCTTAATGGCAACAACTGATATTCCTCCTCCTAAATGAGCTATAACAAAGTTTGACTCCTCAAATTTTTTTCCTATCTTCTCTGCTGTTTTTCGCGCCACTGCTCTAATGTTTAAGGCATGAAAAAGGCTTCTTTTTTTTATAAAAGGTAAACCTGTAAAACGAGCCACTTCCTCAAGCTCATCTACAGAAACGGGATCCACTATAAAAGCTGGGATGTTTGCCCTTTTTGCCAACTCAAAGGCTATTATCCCTCCTAAATTAGAAGCATGTTCCCACGGTTTACCTTTTCTAAGATCCTGTAAAACTTTTGGGGTTATAATATAAGTCCCTCCTTCTAAAGGATCTAAAACTCCTCCACGCCCTACTACCGCATCAAAAGAAGAAATATCTTCTTTTCTTCTACTCAAAACCTCTATGATCCTTCTCATTCTATAATCATATTGATCAACGACTCTTTTAAAGGAAGAAAGCTCTTGTGTAGGATGATATAAAATCTCTCTCCATAATTCTCCCTCATTATTAAAAGAAGCTATTTTTGTAGATGTAGAACCCGGATTAATAACCAACACCTTCATTTAAAAGCATCAACTCCTTCTCTGTTTATCCGCTCTCTAAACCTCCTCATTATTTCCCGGGTAATATTTCCAGGTTTTCCACTTCCTATAACCCTACCATCAACCTTGACCACAGGCACTATTTCTGCAGCAGTACCACATAAAAAGCATTCATCCGCGACATACAAGTCAAATCGAGTAAAAATGTCTTCAATTATATCTTCAATTTCTTCTATTTCCCAGGAAATCTCCAAGACTATCTCGCGTGTAATTCCTTCTAATGCTCCTACCCAAGAAGGTGGGGTTATAAGGTACCCATCCCTGATAATAAATATATTTTCTCCTGTTCCTTCTGCCACGAATCCCTCACGAGTTAGCATGATAGCTTCATGAACTCCTGCGTTAATCGCTTCCCATTTGGCTAATATGTGTGACAAATAATTAAGGCTTTTTACCTGAGGAGGTAAAATATCTCCATAGGAAGCTCTTACGGAAGAAGTTATCGCTTCTATTCCTTTTTCGTATATCTCTTTGGAGAAAAGAGCTATCTCATCTACTATTATTACAATGGTGGGTTTTGAGCACTTTGTAGGATCAAGACCAAGGTCTCCTATTCCCCGTGATACTATCAGCCTTATATAAGCTTCTTTAAGTTGGTTTTTCCTGACCGTCTCTATGACTGCTTCTTTAAGCTCATCAAATGAGAGGGGAATTTCCACAAG from Synergistota bacterium carries:
- the ilvE gene encoding branched-chain-amino-acid transaminase, with the protein product MGERFVYINGEFYPSSEAKISVFDKGFLFGDGVFEGIRVYNGRIFKLDDHLKRLYRSARAILVEIPLSFDELKEAVIETVRKNQLKEAYIRLIVSRGIGDLGLDPTKCSKPTIVIIVDEIALFSKEIYEKGIEAITSSVRASYGDILPPQVKSLNYLSHILAKWEAINAGVHEAIMLTREGFVAEGTGENIFIIRDGYLITPPSWVGALEGITREIVLEISWEIEEIEDIIEDIFTRFDLYVADECFLCGTAAEIVPVVKVDGRVIGSGKPGNITREIMRRFRERINREGVDAFK
- the buk gene encoding butyrate kinase, giving the protein MKVLVINPGSTSTKIASFNNEGELWREILYHPTQELSSFKRVVDQYDYRMRRIIEVLSRRKEDISSFDAVVGRGGVLDPLEGGTYIITPKVLQDLRKGKPWEHASNLGGIIAFELAKRANIPAFIVDPVSVDELEEVARFTGLPFIKKRSLFHALNIRAVARKTAEKIGKKFEESNFVIAHLGGGISVVAIKRGKAVDVNNANEMGPFSPERTGGLPSLPLVKFAVNGGYSFSEMKRLLAGNGGVKAYLGTADLREVRKMIEKGDSKAEVVYKAMIYQIAKEIGSMYASLQGKVDAIAITGGIAHDDIFVKELKKYIDWMAKVFVFEGEFEMEALALGALRVLRGEEKAKRYKEGGLS